In Halobacterium noricense, the genomic stretch CGACGACTGGCAGGACAACTTCCTCGAGCTGAACGCCAGCGACGAGCGCGGCATCGACGTGGTCCGGGACCGCATCAAGGACTTCGCGCGCACGTCGTTCGGCGGCTACGACCACCGCATCATCTTCCTCGACGAGGCCGACGCGCTCACCGACGACGCACAATCAGCGCTGCGCCGCACGATGGAGCAGTTCTCCGAGAATACGCGGTTCATCCTCTCGTGTAACTACTCCTCGAAGATTATCGACCCGATTCAGTCCCGCTGTGCGGTGTTCCGGTTCTCCCCTATTGACGACGACGCGGTCGCCGCCCACCTCCGCGACCTCGCGGACCGCGAGGACCTCGAATACACGGACGACGGCATCGACGCGCTCGTCTACGCCGCGGACGGCGACATGCGCCGCGCCATCAACGCCCTGCAGGCGGCGTCGGCGACCGGCGACGTGGTCGACGAGGAGACCGTCTTCGCCATCACGGCGACCGCCCGCCCCGAGGAAATCGAGGACATGGTCACCGAAGCCATCGCGGGCGACTTCACGGCCGCGCGCTCGACGCTCGACGACCTCATCTCGAACCGCGGGCTCGCCGGCGGCGACATCATCGACCAGGTCCACCGCTCGGTCTGGGAGTTCGACGTCGAGGAGGCGGCCGCAGTCCGGCTGCTCGACCGCCTCGGCGAAGCCGACTACCGCATCGCGGAGGGAGCCAACGAGCGCGTCCAACTCGAAGCGCTGCTGGCCTCGGTGGCGCTGAACGCTCGGGAGTAACCGCGAGCGCGGCGAACGGGTGTTTCTGCGGGCGCGAACGATAGGACTCTTCCCGACGCATCCGCACGAACGTGTAATGGCAGACCTCCCCGAGTACCAGGAGCAGGTCATCGAGACGATTTCGACGCTGGACGACGTGCCGATGGCGCTGCTGTACTACGCGCCCAACGGCCCCGAAATGTTCCTCCAGAACGACCACCGGAACCGCGACGACGTCTCCCCACACGTCGGCCTGCTGGCGGCGTACACCATCCAGGTCGCGCAGGACAGCGGCAACGACACCAGCGAGATTCTGCACGCAGTCGACGAGAAGATTCACAAGTGGGCCGACGATGGCGTCGCCATCACCGCCGAGGAGCGCGGCGGCCCGGACTTCGACGGCGACGAGGAGTAGCCGCTACTGCTGGAGGTCCGCGGGCGGGCCGCCCGGCAGGTCGTCGCGGTCGTGGGGCGCGAAGAAGTCCGGGTTCGGGCCCGTGGGGACGAGGCGCTTGGGGTTGAGGTGGCCGTGGCTGCGGTAGTAGTGCTGCTTGACGTGGTTCATGTCGAGCGTGTCCGCGACGCCGGGGGACTCACGGGTCGCTTCGCTCCCCGTTCGTTCGTTCGGCGTCCCCTCACCCCGTTCGGCGACGCCCGTCTGGCAGAGGTCGCGGAGGTACGGCCAGAGGTTGTCGTAGTCGACGATGCGGTTGCGGTTGCACTTGAAGTGCGTGTGGTAGACCTCGTCGAAGCGATAGAGGGTGGTGAACATCGCGACGTCGGCTTCGGTGAGCACGTCACCTGCGAGATAGCGCTGGTCGGCCAGGAGGTCGTCGTAGTGCGCGAGCGCCTCGAAGAGGTCGTCGGCGGCGTTGTCGTACGCGCGCTGGCTGTCCGCGAACCCCGCGCGGTAGACGCCGTTGTTGATGGGGTCGTAGATGTCCTCGATGAGGCGGTCGACCTCGTCCTGGTAGCCCTCGGGGTAGAGGTCGACGTCGCGGGTGGCGACCTCGTCGAAGGCGACGTCGAGCATCCGCATGATCTCCTCGCTCTCGTTGTTCACGATGGTGTCCGCGTCCGTGTCGTAGAGCACGGGCACGGTGACGCGGCCGGTGTACTCGGGGTCGGCCTGCGCGTACACCTCGCGGAGGTAGTCGGAGCCGAAGCGGTGGTCGGGGGTCGCGCCGGGCTTGTCGGGGTCGAACTCCCAGCCCTGGTCGTAGCGCACGGGGTCGACGACGCTGACGGAGACGGCGTCTTCGAGGCCCTTGAGCGCGCGCGTGAGCAGCGTGCGGTGCGCCCACGGACAGGCGTAGGAGACGTAGAGGTGGTAGCGCCCGGACTCGGCGGGGACGTCCTCGCCGACCCAGTCGCGGAACGTCGTCTCCTCGCGCTCGAACTCGCCGCTCTCGCCGTGCTCTATCATCTCCTCCTCGGTGCGCCACTCGCCGTCCACCATGCGTCCCATGGACGGGGGAATGTGCGCCGGCGGTTTAGCGGTTGAGGGCGCGGCCCGTCTCGCCGGCTACACGAACGCGCGCACGGAGTTGTCGTACATCGCGCCGGCCTCGTCCTTGATGCAGATGCCGGCGTACAGCACGTCGTCGACGACGATGGGCGCGCCGTACGTGAGGTGGAAGACGTCCTCCGTGAGTTCGAACTGGATGTCTCCCGTTTCGGAGTCGAGCGCGAACAGCGGTTCGCCGCCGACGTACAGCGTCCCGCCGCCGACCGCCATCCCCGTCAACTGGGTGCGGTCGCTGGCCGCACGCCAGTCCTCGTCGCCGGCGTCGTCGTAGGCCACGATGTCGTCGACGGTGAGGACGAACAGCCGGCCGTTCGCGTGCGCCGGGCGGGTGTACACTTTCGTGCCGGCGTCCGCCGACCAGCCGCGCTTGCCGTCCGTGGAGACAGTTTGTACGGTGCCGTCGCGCGCGACGACGTGGATGCGCTCGTCCGCGACGATGGGCGCGAACGGGAGCGCGGCCTCGGTGGACAGCGACCACGACGGGTCGCCCGTCTCCGGGTCGAGCGCGTACAGCGCGCCCGAGGTCGTGCCGTCGTCGGCGAGGTGCGTGGCGGTGACGTAGAGCGTGTCGTCGGCGGACGCGGGCGTGCCGAGCACGTAGCTCCGTGGGGCGTCCGGCACGTCGAAGCGCCAGCCGCGCTCGCCACTTTCCGGGTCGAGCGCCTGCACGTAGCCGCGGTCGTCCGCCTTCGCGGCGACGTAGAGGCGGTCGCCGTCGTGGGCGACCGTGGACGTCACCGAGAGGTCGGTGCGCCACTGCTGGCTGCCGTCCGCGGGGTCGAGCGCACGCACGGAACCGGGGAGGTCGGTGTTGACCCCGCCAGACTCCTTGGCGGCGACGAACAGGGAGCCGTCGCGGTGCGTGGGCGGGTACTGGTGGGGGAGCGCGCCGAGGTCGGTGTCCCACTCGGATTCGCCGGTAGCGGCGTCGAACGCCCACATGGACTCGCCGCTCCCGACGAACAGCCGGCCGTCCGCGACCGCGGGCTCGCGGAGGGTGTAGATGCCGTCGACGAACCCCTCCCAGACCTGCGTCGGGTCGCCGGCGACGCCGCTGGCGTTCGGGTTGTGGCCGGTGTGGGCCGGCGTGTAGCCGTACGTCGTCCAACTGGCGTCGCTCGCCAGCGAGATTTCGCGCTCCGATGCGGTGGTGGACTGGTCGGGCTGGGAGGACTCGGGGGCGTCCGCGGGCGCGGTGCAGCCGGCGGTCGCGGTCGCCGCCGCGCCGAGCGCGCCGAGCAGGGCGCGCCGCGAGAACCGACGGTTGGGCATGGTAGCGCGATTACGGGGCGGCAGCCGTAAGCCTGACGCTCCCCCGAGAACGGCGGGCTCGGGGCCACGAGTCAGCCCCGGAACTGTTTTACTCGTCGGTCGGCCACCATACTGGTAATGAGCGACCTCGAGTCGGCGTACCGCCTCGACTACTTCGAGGAGGAGGACTTCGAGCGACGGGAGTGCACGGAGTGTGGGGCGCACTTCTGGACGCGCGACCCGGACCGTGAGACGTGCGGCGAACCACCCTGCGAGGACTACCAGTTCATCGACGACCCGGGGTTCGACGACGAGTACACCCTCGAAGAGATGCGCGAGCGGTTCCTCTCCTTCTTCGAGGCCCACGACCACGAACGCATCGACCCGTACCCGGTCGCGGCGAACCGGTGGCGCGACGACGTGCTGCTGACGCAGGCCTCCATCTACGACTTCCAGCCGCTGGTGACCTCGGGGCAGACGCCGCCGCCGGCGAACCCCCTCACCATCAGCCAGCCCTGCATCCGGATGCAGGACATCGACAACGTCGGAAAGACGGGTCGGCACACGATGGCGTTCGAGATGATGTCGCACACGGCGTTCAACGCCCGCGAGGACGCCGAGGAGGAGTACGCCTACGAGGGTGAGGTCTACTGGAAGGAGGAGACAGTCGCCTACTGCGACGAGTTCTTCGTCGACATGGGTGCGGACCCGGAGGAGATCACGTACATCGAGGACCCGTGGGTCGGCGGCGGGAACGCCGGGCCGGCGTTCGAGGTCATCTACAAGGGCGCGGAGCTCGGGACGCTCGTCTTCATGTCGATGGAGCAGGACCCCGAGGGCGACTACGAGATGAAGGACGGCAACCGCTACAGCCCGATGGACACGTACATCGTGGACACGGGCTACGGGCTGGAGCGCTGGACGTGGGTGAGCCAGGGCACACCCACCGTCTACGAGGCCATCTACCCCGAGGCCATCGAGTTCCTGAAAGCACAGGCGGGTATCGAGCACACCGAGGCGGAAGAGCAGCTCGTCCACCGCGCGGCGAGGCTCGCGGGCCACCTCGACATCGACGAGGCCGAGGACATCGAGGCGGCGCGGGACAACATCGCCGACCAGCTCGGCGTCGAGACCGAGCGGCTCCTCGACCTGCTGCGCCCGCTCGAGGACATCTACGCTATCGCGGACCACTCCCGGACGCTGGCGTACATGTTCGGTGACGGCATCGTGCCGTCGAACGTCGGCACGGGCTACCTCGCGCGCATGGTGCTGCGCCGCACGAAGCGCCTCGTGGACAACGTCGGCGCGGACGTGCCACTGGACGAACTCGTGGACATGCAGGCCGAGCGCCTCGACTACGAGAACCGCGACACCGTCCGCAGCATCGTCCGCAGCGAGGTCGAGAAGTACGCCGAGACGCTGGAACGCGGCGGCCGGAAGGTCCGCCAACTCGCCGAGGAGTACGCCGAGCGCGGCGAGGCGATTCCGACCAGCGAACTCATCGAACTGTACGACTCCCACGGCATCCAGCCGGACATGGTCGAGGACATCGCCAGCGAGGTCGGCGCGAGCGTGGACGCTCCCGACGACTTCTACTCGCTGGTCGCCGAGCGCCACGACTCCGCGGAGCCGCTCGAAACCGAGGAGAGCGAGGACGAGCGCCTCGACGACCTCCCGGAGACGGAGGCGCTGTACTACGACGACCCCTACCGCTCGGAGTTCGAGGCGGTCGTGCTCGACGTCTTCGAGCGCGAGGAGGACGGCGAGGAGGTGTACGACGTGGTGCTCGACCAGACGATGTTCTACCCCGAGGGCGGCGGCCAGCCGGCCGACCACGGCACGCTGGCGACGGACGACCAGTCCGTCGACGTCGTGGACGTCCAGAAGCGCGACGGCGTGGTGCTCCACCGCACTACGGACGACCCCGGGAAGGGCGAGTTCGTGCGCGGCCAAATCGACATGGAGCGCCGCCAGCGCCTGATGGCCCACCACACCGCGACGCACGTGGTCGTCCACGCCGCCCGCGAGGTGCTCGGCGAGCACGTCCGGCAGGCGGGCGCGCAGAAGGGCACGGAGAGTTCGCGCATCGACGTCCGGCACTACGAGCGCATCGAGCGCGAGACGGCCAAGCGCATCGAGCGCGTCGCCAACGACATCGTGCGCGAGAACACGAGCGTGCAGCGCGAGTGGCCCCACCGCCACGAGGCCG encodes the following:
- a CDS encoding replication factor C small subunit encodes the protein MADAAGGRQEIWVEKYRPQRLEDVVGHPSITERLRSYVDRDDLPHLLFAGPAGTGKTTASLAIAKEIYGDDWQDNFLELNASDERGIDVVRDRIKDFARTSFGGYDHRIIFLDEADALTDDAQSALRRTMEQFSENTRFILSCNYSSKIIDPIQSRCAVFRFSPIDDDAVAAHLRDLADREDLEYTDDGIDALVYAADGDMRRAINALQAASATGDVVDEETVFAITATARPEEIEDMVTEAIAGDFTAARSTLDDLISNRGLAGGDIIDQVHRSVWEFDVEEAAAVRLLDRLGEADYRIAEGANERVQLEALLASVALNARE
- a CDS encoding glutathione S-transferase family protein, which gives rise to MGRMVDGEWRTEEEMIEHGESGEFEREETTFRDWVGEDVPAESGRYHLYVSYACPWAHRTLLTRALKGLEDAVSVSVVDPVRYDQGWEFDPDKPGATPDHRFGSDYLREVYAQADPEYTGRVTVPVLYDTDADTIVNNESEEIMRMLDVAFDEVATRDVDLYPEGYQDEVDRLIEDIYDPINNGVYRAGFADSQRAYDNAADDLFEALAHYDDLLADQRYLAGDVLTEADVAMFTTLYRFDEVYHTHFKCNRNRIVDYDNLWPYLRDLCQTGVAERGEGTPNERTGSEATRESPGVADTLDMNHVKQHYYRSHGHLNPKRLVPTGPNPDFFAPHDRDDLPGGPPADLQQ
- a CDS encoding outer membrane protein assembly factor BamB family protein, which translates into the protein MPNRRFSRRALLGALGAAATATAGCTAPADAPESSQPDQSTTASEREISLASDASWTTYGYTPAHTGHNPNASGVAGDPTQVWEGFVDGIYTLREPAVADGRLFVGSGESMWAFDAATGESEWDTDLGALPHQYPPTHRDGSLFVAAKESGGVNTDLPGSVRALDPADGSQQWRTDLSVTSTVAHDGDRLYVAAKADDRGYVQALDPESGERGWRFDVPDAPRSYVLGTPASADDTLYVTATHLADDGTTSGALYALDPETGDPSWSLSTEAALPFAPIVADERIHVVARDGTVQTVSTDGKRGWSADAGTKVYTRPAHANGRLFVLTVDDIVAYDDAGDEDWRAASDRTQLTGMAVGGGTLYVGGEPLFALDSETGDIQFELTEDVFHLTYGAPIVVDDVLYAGICIKDEAGAMYDNSVRAFV
- the alaS gene encoding alanine--tRNA ligase, with translation MSDLESAYRLDYFEEEDFERRECTECGAHFWTRDPDRETCGEPPCEDYQFIDDPGFDDEYTLEEMRERFLSFFEAHDHERIDPYPVAANRWRDDVLLTQASIYDFQPLVTSGQTPPPANPLTISQPCIRMQDIDNVGKTGRHTMAFEMMSHTAFNAREDAEEEYAYEGEVYWKEETVAYCDEFFVDMGADPEEITYIEDPWVGGGNAGPAFEVIYKGAELGTLVFMSMEQDPEGDYEMKDGNRYSPMDTYIVDTGYGLERWTWVSQGTPTVYEAIYPEAIEFLKAQAGIEHTEAEEQLVHRAARLAGHLDIDEAEDIEAARDNIADQLGVETERLLDLLRPLEDIYAIADHSRTLAYMFGDGIVPSNVGTGYLARMVLRRTKRLVDNVGADVPLDELVDMQAERLDYENRDTVRSIVRSEVEKYAETLERGGRKVRQLAEEYAERGEAIPTSELIELYDSHGIQPDMVEDIASEVGASVDAPDDFYSLVAERHDSAEPLETEESEDERLDDLPETEALYYDDPYRSEFEAVVLDVFEREEDGEEVYDVVLDQTMFYPEGGGQPADHGTLATDDQSVDVVDVQKRDGVVLHRTTDDPGKGEFVRGQIDMERRQRLMAHHTATHVVVHAAREVLGEHVRQAGAQKGTESSRIDVRHYERIERETAKRIERVANDIVRENTSVQREWPHRHEAEEKYGFDLYQGGIPAGENIRLIHVAEDVQACGGTHVNRTGEIGAIKLLNTERVQDGVERLTFAAGDAAVEHVQELEDDLLAAAETFDVAPSEVPETAERFFTEWKERGKTIEDLKEQVAEARASGGAGGEEVEVADATAVLQRLDGDMDELQATANALVAEGKIAVVGSGQDGAQFVVAVPEGVSVNAGDVVGELASMVGGGGGGPPDFAQGGGPDTEKLDEALEAAPEILREVASA